AAGCACCTTCTTTTTTTATTTGACGTGAGTTCGATATAGCCATTAGCGTCGTGCGAAGCACGACGCTAATGGCTATATCGAACTCACGTTTATTTAAGTAGCTCACCATACTTAAACCCTAAAACCAGAAGCTGTCCTGCCCGCTATGCGAGCAGGACAGCTTTCTAGGTTTTTAGGTTACTTATGCCTAGCTACTTAGCTCCAATTCTCATTATAAAAATCGATTTTTTTGAAAGTCTGCCAGAGTCGGGCTTTCAAAAAAAAACTATATTGGTGTTTCCATTGGCGAAGGCGCTGGAAACACCAATATAGTTCTCATAATGAGGATTTCTAGTTATTTAGACAATACTTCAAGTCTGACTGGGGCGACTCCAGAAGAAATTAGCCCAATTACATTAGCGGCGGCTGTGGAAATGTCGATCACACGACCATGGATATAGGGACCACGATCATTAATTCGCACTACCACTGACTGGTTGTTATCCATGTTCACCACCCTTACCAAAGTACCAAAGGGCAAACTAGGATGAGCCGCAGTTAACTCACTAGCCCTAAAGATTTCTCCACTAGCACTGTAGTTTCCGTCAAAGCCTGGCCCGTACCATGAAGCCATGCCAGACATTACGCCCACAATGCGATTGTTTAATGCTGGGGTCGAGGTGGATCTAGCAGCAATTTTAGGTTTTGGAGCATTGACAACCTCAACTACAGGATTAGCACGTCCAAGGAGTCGGCGTAGCAGATTGGCTGACTCTAAAACATCCTGTGTTTGATTTTGCAAAGATCCTGGGAAAACTGCTTGCTGATCAAATTTCAACATGGCGCGATCGCCTAATTTGATCACGTAGTTGCCATTTTTCCAAGCTGGGATAATCTTATTTGCGTCGAGCCCATCACGATTAAGTTGATTAATCAGGGCGGCGGCGGCGGTAGCTCTTTCGACAGGGTTAGCTGAAGTTAGCAGGTTTTCAGAACTATCATCTGCTGATTTGGCAGGGCTATCTGAATTACTAGGTTCTAAGTTAGTAGTACTTGCTGGTAACTTAACTGATTCTGAGTTCTTTTTAGTTTCGCCTTTAGTTTTTAATGAATCTGACGTAGTATTTGCAGTATTTTCTGTAGCTGATTTTGCAGATTCTTCAGATTCAATATAAGTAACTACAGGGATACCACGAACATATACCGTGGCAGCATTTTTGCCGTTTAGTTTGTGGGTATGGATGCGAGCGATCGAGTCATCTTTAGTTCTAGTTAAAGACTGCGATCTCGTTTCTCCAACCTTTAAAGAATTAGAAGAATTAGATAGAGAAGTAGATACATTAGTAGCCTTGACTTCTGTTTGAGCCTGTGCGCTATGGCTAGCAAGACTTGAGACGATAGCAAGAGCTACCACTGAGGTAGAGAGAGTGTAGCTCCAGTTCCAATTAAGCATAGGTAAAGCAGAAAATGAAGTAAACGACTAAATTATTGATAGAGGCTTGTCTGGGAATGACTTGTAAATGAAATCGCCAACAGCAAGTTTCTCAAACTAGTAACAAAACTTTAAATAGTTTCGTTGATGTGATTTAGATTAACATGGTTATTCAAAATGATGATAACTTAGCCGTCAAACCCTTGCTGTGAGAAGATTTGAACTCTTGTATTTTGTTAAAAATCAAAATTTTGCTTCTCTCTCATTAGAATTCTTTATAAAAATGGAACTTTGTACTAAAGAACACAAAAAAAGCTCCGCAAAAGTATATCTTTAGGCGTAGGTAATTTTACTCCCAAATAAGTTTTGTATGCTTAAGGGCTCAACACACAAGAAAATTTCAGTTTTAAAGGTGTTCTGTCTTGAGTTTTGTTCATATGTAAACCTTATGAAGACATACTCTCAGAATGAAAATGTCAAAAATTGCAATAAATAAGTCTTAGGATAGATACAAAAAAGAAATTTATAGAAACTATTTTTAAGTATTTTGATGAATATGTTTGATATAGACTGATTTTAGATTTTTGCGTTTAAAAAAGTCGTTGCTAAAGCAGCATAACTAAGAAGTTAAGCAAAACATTTAAGAACAACACATAAGAATTTCTAATCAATTGACAGAAACTTTTTCACAAGTCTTGAAAAATTCAGAAAATAAACAAAGAAAAGGAGACTACACATTGTGTAGTCTCCTTTTCTTTGTTTATTGTTTTATTGCGCGATCGCATCATTCAGTTTGCCACTGCGAAAGCCTTCTAAATCCAAGGTGATTGAACTAAATCCATATTTACGAAAGGTTTTGGTCAGATCAGCGATCGCTATAAAATTCATAAACTCATGTAGCCGATCGCTAGGCACTTCGATTTTTGCTGTATCACCCATTGAGCGCACACGGATATCGCCTTTCCAGCCGCGATCGCGCAAATATTGCTCGGCATTACCAACGCGCCTTAATTTCTCAATGGTTATTTCTTCACCATAGGGGAACCGTGAGCTTAAGCATGGTTGTGAAGGCTTATCCCACCAAGGCATTCCCAAATATTGCGATAACATGCGTACTTCGAGTTTGCTAATCCCCACTTCGGCAAGGGGCGATCGCACGCCGCGTTCTTTTGCTGCTTGAATTCCTGGGCGATAATCTTGCAAATCATCAGCATTTAAGCCATCAACAACATAGTTATAACCCATGCTTTTAGCCAAGGGCTTAAGTGTGTCGTGCAATTCACTTTTGCAGAAATAACAACGATTAATTGGATTAGAGGTGTAGTTGGGATTATTCATCTCATCGGTTTGGACGATTTGATGCTTAAGACCCATAAATTCTGCTTGTATTTGGGCGGCGGCAAGATCGGCAGGTAATAATGATGGCGAGTTTGCCGTGATCGCTAAGGCACGATCGCCTAAAACATCAAAGGCGACCTTGGCGACAAGGGTGCTATCAATACCACCTGAGTAAGCTACCAGCACTTGCGATGACTCATTAAATATTTGACGTAAGCGATCGAGCTTGTTGGACAAAGTGGCGTTTAACATACAGCTATTAGTGAATGTGCAAGGTTTAGGAAGGAGTATTGCCCATGTGAAAATATATGAAAATCATATAGCGTTTCCCATTTTAACGTGAGTTCGATATAGCCATTTGCGGCGTGCGAAGCACGCCGCAAATGGCGAAAAATGGGAAGAATCGCTTAGCAATTCTTCCCATTTTTCGCTTTCGTCGAACTAACGTCATTTTAGAAAATTCCGTATTATTACCTCGCCAAAGGCGAGGCAATAATACGGAATCACAAAAGTGTTGCTACACTTTCGTGAATTGGTATAAGCCCCAAGAATTGATTGACGGCGCTCCGCGCCGCCAATCAATTCTTGGGGCTTAGGGATTTTCTCGCTTACAGCAATTGCCGAGCAAGCGAGCCACAAGCAGAGACTTAAAAACCTGATTGATTGGCAAAACTGTGGAAATTCACATCTTGCCGTAGGGGCAGTTTTTGCTCAAATTTTTGTTGTGACCCAATCACGGAGTTACTAAACCTGCCCCTAAAAAGATTTGTCAGTCAAGCAGAAACTTAAAAATATTGCTTTGAAACGCTTTTAAGTTTCTGCTCGGTTTGGGTTTGAGCGCAAAGCGCTGTAGATATATTAAGCATTGTAATTGGGATCAAGGTTACCTTCTAAGAGTCCCAGAAATACGCGCATAGATAGCTAGTCAAAGCAGGAATTGGGATTCCTGTTCTCTGTGATTCAGTATTAGAGATTTTGGGCTGCAAAATATTTTGACATTGAGGTAAAAACTTCTGCTTCTCAGGATCTTTAGACTTCAACTGATTAAGCTGATTCACCGTAGCAGAATTAACTGTACTGGCTACTGTCTCAGCCCTTTGTTGGATCTCTACCCATTTGCTAATTTGCACTAGTTCGGGACGATAAGCTTTAATACGTTGTTGAGCATCGCCGTATAACACAGAGTCAGTGGGAATCTCCTCTAACTGCTTTATAGCTTGTTGCCGTTTCTCTTGGGCAGATTTCCACACAGTTGACCTATGCGGAGGATTTTGGGTTAACTTCGCCGCCTCAATTGTGCCATTCTTCGCGGACTCTAGATTTTTATTAGCCGTCTGCTCGATATTGATTTTGCGATCAAATTCAGCTAATTTTGGACGCAGGGTTGCTAGCTCGGACTGAGCATCCCCATATAGCGAAGCAGGGCGATCAGAAATTCCTTCTAGCTGCGAAATGATCGTTTGTAAGCGATTGCGCGTACCAGTGAGAGTTTCTAGCTTCGTAATTTTCTTGGGATTGATATCTTGGTTACTAAAATTCCTTGAATTGGCTAAATATTGTTGCTGATTAGAACGATCCCACACTAGCCAGCCACAAATGCCGACAATGGCGATCGCCACAGCACCAAAAGCCACAGAAAATATTAATGACTTATCCCTTGGATAGGCGGTTTTAATCGGCTCATGTTCTGTCTCGACAGTAGGGATAGGCTTCTTGGCAGTACGTCTGACAGTAGGCGGCGGTGGAGGTAATGGCATTGGTATCGCAGCCACAGTTGGGGAATCAAAGTTAAAGTCTTCATCATGATCTGACCAAGATTCTTTCTGCTCTGAAGGCGATCGCCGTTCCGATTCTTGTCCATTAACTTCAAAAGGATCTTTGTCAAACGATACTAGCTCAAAAGTATTTTGCGGCAGACTATCTAAGTTAAGTGTTTGCAAGTCGAGATTGCCTAAATCAAAATCCTCATTCTTGGTATTGTTGATTTCGTCAGGAGCATGGACATCTTGCACTGCTTTATTAGCAGCTATTTTTAGATCGTTTTCGATACTACTCTTGAAACTCTTTAAATCATCTTGAATTGGCGATTCAAGATTTGCTGTCTGAATCTCTGTCTCATCGCTGTTAAATGGCAGGTTTTCAATTGCGCCAATATCGCCAAATTCTTCTAGTTCTTCAAGATCGAGTTCAATTAATGGCAAAGGTGGCTTAATCTCTGCTGTTTTGTGCCATTCTGGATGCTTGGCTCCAGAAATCCTACCATACACAACTAAACTATCCGCCCCCTCGATTGGTAGCTTATCAATACGGCGTTTCACAATATCATAGAGAGAGGCATAGTCAACATCATCACCATCTGCTCTAGTGATCAGAACATGTAATTGAGATTCTTTGCGGCGGATTTGGGTTTTTACCTTATAGTTTTGAAGGTCTGCCTCTATCGCATTGACAATGCTAGCCTCATCCATCTTGAGATCCTCATCCTTGCGTTTCGATCGCACATATTAAACGAAAAGCCATACAAATATCCAACAATATCCAACCAAATGACTACAAAAAGATGAACTTTTTGCTTCAAATTTACAATATACCCCGACGTTGGTGGACAGAATTTTCATTGCAAACCAAGCTAATGGCTTTGATTACGCTATTAGTTTCTTTGCTAATGAGTGCTGTCACCTTTTGGGCTGTTAACGATATTCAGACCGATGCTCGCCTCAATGATACGCGCTTTGGCAAAGATTTGGGGTTATTGCTGGCTGCTAATGTCGCCCCTTTAGTTGCAAAAAATGATCTTCAGGAAGTAACTCGCCTATCTAAAGAATTTTATGATAGTAGCTCTAGCATTCGCTACATTCTCTATGCTGATCCTGATGGCGAGATTTTTTACGGGATTCCGTTTAACTCTAATGAAGTTAAAAATTCATTAAGTATTAGACGCAGAATTCAATTGCCTGAA
This genomic stretch from Pseudanabaena galeata CCNP1313 harbors:
- a CDS encoding septal ring lytic transglycosylase RlpA family protein, giving the protein MLNWNWSYTLSTSVVALAIVSSLASHSAQAQTEVKATNVSTSLSNSSNSLKVGETRSQSLTRTKDDSIARIHTHKLNGKNAATVYVRGIPVVTYIESEESAKSATENTANTTSDSLKTKGETKKNSESVKLPASTTNLEPSNSDSPAKSADDSSENLLTSANPVERATAAAALINQLNRDGLDANKIIPAWKNGNYVIKLGDRAMLKFDQQAVFPGSLQNQTQDVLESANLLRRLLGRANPVVEVVNAPKPKIAARSTSTPALNNRIVGVMSGMASWYGPGFDGNYSASGEIFRASELTAAHPSLPFGTLVRVVNMDNNQSVVVRINDRGPYIHGRVIDISTAAANVIGLISSGVAPVRLEVLSK
- the larE gene encoding ATP-dependent sacrificial sulfur transferase LarE, which produces MLNATLSNKLDRLRQIFNESSQVLVAYSGGIDSTLVAKVAFDVLGDRALAITANSPSLLPADLAAAQIQAEFMGLKHQIVQTDEMNNPNYTSNPINRCYFCKSELHDTLKPLAKSMGYNYVVDGLNADDLQDYRPGIQAAKERGVRSPLAEVGISKLEVRMLSQYLGMPWWDKPSQPCLSSRFPYGEEITIEKLRRVGNAEQYLRDRGWKGDIRVRSMGDTAKIEVPSDRLHEFMNFIAIADLTKTFRKYGFSSITLDLEGFRSGKLNDAIAQ